The Coriobacteriia bacterium region AGCGTATTGTCCCTTCTGGCCTTGTAATAAGGATCGACAAAATCGCCGAGGAATACTTTGTCGACCAGGAGCAACGAATTGATGTCGCACGGATGCACACCGAAGATGACGCGCGGCGTTACGTTCGGCGCATCTTGTGAAACGCCACTGTTCTTCGTGTCATAGTGCATGAGATTTTCTTTGGGAAGGAGGAAATACTTCTTCGGGGGCAGAATAGTCGTCGGATAGTCGAGTACCAATTCACTCGGGTCGGTTATCTCGCCGAAAACGAAATCTTCCCCTTTGGCTTTCGGACCGACGATTTCTCGTGTGGCGGCTAGTCCAGTCACCAAATCGCCGACATTTCCTTTGTGCAAAATGCGAAAGAACATTGCGCCCCCTGTCTCACCGTGCCGATAAAATGACGCGACCGAGTGGCTCGTAAATAAATTATGAACTCACTCGGCGCATATTCAACATGTCTCAGTTTGCAAATCTAGCAACCGAAGAACAATTTTACCTCACGTTGTGCCGACTCGACGGAATCAGAACCGTGAATGACATTCGCATCCAAAGAGAGACCGAGATCGCCGCGGATGGTACCTGGTGCCGCCTCGGCGGGGTTCGTCACTCCCATAAGCTTGCGACAAAGCAAAACCGCTCCGTCACCGCTCCACACCATCTTTACCACGGGACCGGAAGTGATGTACTCGATGAGACCGTCGTAAAACGGCTTGCCCTCATGCTCGGCATAATTGGCGGCAGCTTGCTCGGTGGTGAGAACAGCGAGCTCGAGACGCTCCAGCGTCAAACCGGTATCCTCGAAACGGGAAATAATACGACCGACCTGTCCGCGCTTTACCGCGTCGGGCTTAATCATGATATACGTCTTTTCGAACACGAAAGTTCCTCTCTCATTGGGCGAGCGTTCAACGCTCGCAAACATAGATAGATGAACAAATATACGTTACTTAGAAGTCATTCTCAACCGACTTGATTTTCCAACCGACGCCGCTCCTCACGATATTGAACTTGAACGCAATCGCAGCTCCACTTTGAGGCTTGATCGCAACACTGGCGACGGCGGAAAAACCGCTGACGGCGACGGATTCAATCGTATAGGTGGCAGGCACGGGTACAGCCGCCATTTCGCGGACGGTATTGGTCGAATCAATCCAGTAACCGTCGAATGCTTTACCGGAATTATAGGCATCGAGCGCATTGCCGACGACTTCCCTACCAGAAGGAACACCGAACCCGGTGAAGTAGACGGCCGCAGCGCCACCGCCTATGAGCGCAAGAATGATGATTACGGTTACAACCCATTTAACCCACCGAAAGCGGGAACGGCCGGCGCGCTCGAGTTCTTTGCCGATTTTGACGGCTTCTCCTTCGGAACGACCGAAGAACAGCTCGACATCTTCTTGATTTCCGATATTGAGCGGTTCCATGCTATCCATCGCCCCCTCATCGATGACACCGGAATCAATTGAGATGGGATCGGTGAGAGCCTGCACGGTATCGACTCGCTGGAAAGCGTTCGTCTCTCGCCCCGCCAAATCGGCGGCGAGAACGGAAATATCGGAAGTCGAAGCAACCGATTCGGGCGCAGAGGCGACCGGCAGCATCTCATCGGTGAAATCCTCCTCGAACGCAGAATTGCTCGAAACCAGTGAATTGTCAACGACATGGTTCTCTTCTGCGATTTGGGCATCCGATTCGTCTTCAATACGATCGGCGGTCTGAGCATACGCGTACTCGAGCATCTCTTTGGCCGTCGCAGAAAGCCGATGATTATGCAACGTCATCGCCTCTTCGAAAGCACGAACGGCTCGCTGCCATTCCCCCGCCTTCGCATAAGCCATGCCCAGATTTGAGAGCGCCAGCCCTTTGTTCTTGTAACTTTCCGCGCCGAGAGCGGCTTTATATGCTTCCGCGGCGTCTTGCGGCCTGTCGATGGTCATCAAACAAAGGCCGAGGTTGATCAAACTGGCCCCCGGGTTGGGATTCGCCTGGTCTACTGCTGCACGTCGATAAGCGATTGCCGCCTGATCGAACACCTCTTTTTCCATGAGAGCCGTGCCGAGCCCCTGATAACACTTGTAGGGCGATTTGCAGTCCGGTTCTTCGATTGCCGCTTGATAATGGGCTATGGCGGCGTCGAACTCTCCGGCTTTAAGATACGCATTGGCCAAATTCAACTCCACTGCAGCGCGACGAAGATAGGTGTCGTCTCGCAACGCATGTTCATAGACGGTAATTGCGTCGTTATATCGCTTGAGGCGCATGAACGAATTACCGGCCATATGATAAGATGCCCCATTGCTCACGGGCGTACCTTGCTCACTCGCCTCCAAGAACCCGCGCGCAGCTGCGCGAAAGTCTCCTCGTTCGTACTCTTGTTGCGCTACTTTGAATTTTTCTGCATCCACGCTGAAAATCCCCTTCGCAACCGTTAATCTACGATAGTTACCGTTTCGATGACGTCGCCCACACGCAAGTCGTCGGCAACATCCAATCCCTTGGTTATGGTACCGAACACCGTGTAATTGCCGTCGAGAAAATGAGCGGGCTCCAACGTGAAATAAAATTGGGATCCGGCCGAATTCGGGTCCATCGATCGTGCCATGGCGAGTGCACCTTTTTCATGCGTATGCGGGTTTTTGGAAAGGTCGAACTCACCTTCGATACTGTACCCCGGGCCACCGGTGCCGAACGGTCCCTGACCCTTGATTACTTCTTCGGAGGTCGCGTCACGAGTGAGCGGGTCTCCTCCTTGTGCGACGAATCCGGGCTCATGACGATGAATCTTCGTACCGTCATAGAAAGCCTTCTTTGCGAGTTCGACGAAGTTCCCGACATGAAGAGGAGCCTCTTTGCCGAATAGCTCGACTTCTATGGTGCCCTTCGAAGTCTTGATAACCGCGGATTCAGTTCCGTTCGGTTTGTACTCGGGTGTATACATGAAAACCTCCAGAAGCGATTGGCTTTGATAGTACAGTCCTTTTTATTCTAACAAGCAACGGACACATGAGAGCATTCTTTACGAAAATACGACAACTCATGCGAAATTCTTTACGAGGATTTCAACCGGCACGAACAATATTGTGAGAAGCGCTTGTAGCATGTAAAGAGTACCATGTAGCCATTATTTGTTCTGCAGAATAAAGATACCCGCTCGAAAATGAGCGGGTATCTTTTGCTTCAGTCATATGGTGCCCCCTGTAGGATTCGAACCTACGACCTTCTGCTCCGGAGGCAGACGCTCTATCCCCTGAGCTAAGGAGGCAATTGAAATTTGCCTCTCTATCATATCGCAAAAATAATGTACGACATCCAAAAATAATGTACGACATCGGTATCGTCGGCTACAATGAAAAAGATTCCATCAACCACCACAAGAGAAACATGGCAAATGCCGAATAAAAAGAGTCTCGTAATCATAAACCCTTTTTCCAAAAGTGGCCACACTCAAACAATCATCGCAAAAATAAAGGAGCTCTTCGCTTCCGTCGATGCCGATTACGCCGTGACGAGCGGGCCGCTGCATGCCGAGGAACTTGCAGCTGCAAGTCGAGGATATGAAACGATAATCGTCGTCGGCGGTGACGGCACTTGCAACGAGGTGGTTAACGGCCTTATGAGAATAGAGGAGTCGAAGCGACCCGTCCTTTCCCTCATCCCGAGCGGATCGGGAAACGACACATGTCGCATGGCCGATATCCCTCTCGACATAGAAAAAGCGGTGACAATCGCCCTTACCGGCAAGCCGAAAAAATTCGATGTCGGAAAATGCAACGACCGCTACTTCATCAATAGCTGTTCCATCGGCATCGACGCCATCGTGGTTGCAAAAACTCTCGAGTATAAAGAACGCTTGAAATGGAGCGGTCCGATGCTTTACGGAGCCGCGCTTCTGCATGTCATCACGCACGATCTCCACCCAATCGAAGTGATGCTCTCTGCCGACGGAGGCGATGCATGCGAACGTTTGATTCTACTTTGCGCCGTCACGAACGGAAAGACGTACGGAAGCGGAATTACCATCAATCCGAGCGCATCGCCTGACGACGGGCATCTCTCGATGGCGACGATCGATCGGGTGACCATCGGAAAAGCATTGAGAAGTTTGCCGAAAATCATGGCAAAACGCATCGACGAAGTCGATGCTTACCGGACACAAGAAATCTCTGAAGCAATCCTCATGCCCACCGAAAAGCGCGAGCTCGTCGCACAAATAGACGGTGAGGTCTTCGTCGGAAAAGAATTCGTCTTCACGACCTACCCACGGGCGGTTCAAATCATGGTTACGCAGTAAAAACTAATCCATTGAGATTGCGCCGTTAGGGCAATCATCGACGCAGATACCGCACTCGGTACAGTCCTCTGGGCGATTGAGCTTTGAGACATCCTCGATGTCATAGCATCCGTTCGGACAGTCGTCGGCGCAAATACCGCATGCGGTGCATGCATCGGCATTGACTACAGGTACGCTCATGGCAATTCCTTTCTTATATCCAATAATACGATTGCATAATAGCATGATTGCAAAAGCATAGTACCACTAAATGGCGGCCCCTCGCACCGCAATTCTGCGAACATATACAGCGAACATATACAAGGAGGTACCGTGAATGAAAATCGTTAATGGACGTCACCGCGGATATGACTCAGATGATACAACCAAAAACCGTATGCCTTGTCCTGTCTGCAACAACGAAGGTGTAACTGTCGGAAAGATTACCGTCGAACATTTGGTTTTAGATGATTATCGCAAGAGCGTTGAAGGAGAACTGTACAAGATTTGCATGAATGAAGACTGCGATGTCGTTTATTACAATGTCAATCCTGGAATAAGATTCTTAAAGAATCAAATAAAAGTTCCTATCTGGTTTAAGAAAAATGCAAATCCAAAGTATGCGTGCTATTGCAGCAAAGTTACGGAAGATCAGGTAATCGAAGCTGTGGTTAAGCAGGGGGCAAAGACGGTGCAGGAAGTGAATGTTATAACTGGCGCTATGAAAGACTCAAATTGCAAAGAGAA contains the following coding sequences:
- a CDS encoding tetratricopeptide repeat protein; translation: MDAEKFKVAQQEYERGDFRAAARGFLEASEQGTPVSNGASYHMAGNSFMRLKRYNDAITVYEHALRDDTYLRRAAVELNLANAYLKAGEFDAAIAHYQAAIEEPDCKSPYKCYQGLGTALMEKEVFDQAAIAYRRAAVDQANPNPGASLINLGLCLMTIDRPQDAAEAYKAALGAESYKNKGLALSNLGMAYAKAGEWQRAVRAFEEAMTLHNHRLSATAKEMLEYAYAQTADRIEDESDAQIAEENHVVDNSLVSSNSAFEEDFTDEMLPVASAPESVASTSDISVLAADLAGRETNAFQRVDTVQALTDPISIDSGVIDEGAMDSMEPLNIGNQEDVELFFGRSEGEAVKIGKELERAGRSRFRWVKWVVTVIIILALIGGGAAAVYFTGFGVPSGREVVGNALDAYNSGKAFDGYWIDSTNTVREMAAVPVPATYTIESVAVSGFSAVASVAIKPQSGAAIAFKFNIVRSGVGWKIKSVENDF
- a CDS encoding (2Fe-2S)-binding protein, coding for MKIVNGRHRGYDSDDTTKNRMPCPVCNNEGVTVGKITVEHLVLDDYRKSVEGELYKICMNEDCDVVYYNVNPGIRFLKNQIKVPIWFKKNANPKYACYCSKVTEDQVIEAVVKQGAKTVQEVNVITGAMKDSNCKENNPLGVCCHTIIQDAIDKGLKKQ
- a CDS encoding peptidylprolyl isomerase; this translates as MYTPEYKPNGTESAVIKTSKGTIEVELFGKEAPLHVGNFVELAKKAFYDGTKIHRHEPGFVAQGGDPLTRDATSEEVIKGQGPFGTGGPGYSIEGEFDLSKNPHTHEKGALAMARSMDPNSAGSQFYFTLEPAHFLDGNYTVFGTITKGLDVADDLRVGDVIETVTIVD
- a CDS encoding diacylglycerol kinase family lipid kinase, coding for MPNKKSLVIINPFSKSGHTQTIIAKIKELFASVDADYAVTSGPLHAEELAAASRGYETIIVVGGDGTCNEVVNGLMRIEESKRPVLSLIPSGSGNDTCRMADIPLDIEKAVTIALTGKPKKFDVGKCNDRYFINSCSIGIDAIVVAKTLEYKERLKWSGPMLYGAALLHVITHDLHPIEVMLSADGGDACERLILLCAVTNGKTYGSGITINPSASPDDGHLSMATIDRVTIGKALRSLPKIMAKRIDEVDAYRTQEISEAILMPTEKRELVAQIDGEVFVGKEFVFTTYPRAVQIMVTQ
- a CDS encoding 4Fe-4S binding protein; the encoded protein is MSVPVVNADACTACGICADDCPNGCYDIEDVSKLNRPEDCTECGICVDDCPNGAISMD
- the ndk gene encoding nucleoside-diphosphate kinase; protein product: MFASVERSPNERGTFVFEKTYIMIKPDAVKRGQVGRIISRFEDTGLTLERLELAVLTTEQAAANYAEHEGKPFYDGLIEYITSGPVVKMVWSGDGAVLLCRKLMGVTNPAEAAPGTIRGDLGLSLDANVIHGSDSVESAQREVKLFFGC